The following proteins come from a genomic window of Tenebrio molitor chromosome 9, icTenMoli1.1, whole genome shotgun sequence:
- the isoQC gene encoding glutaminyl-peptide cyclotransferase isoform X1, which produces MIRILFKSFLVTVFVGAALCNQLRTAREQHRTQPSTNNDFRYLASLTDSNYVNKVLDNILIPRVVGTENHEKVFKYIVRELHRLKWHIEVDEFVERAPIFGDLTFKNIIATPNPEAERFVVLACHYDSKYFANAVFVGAIDSAVPCAMMLETAKSLSKELEQNKDAKVALKLFFFDGEEAFVNWGPNDSIYGAKHLAKQLHNNKTRIAGDTVTQLDRIDVLILLDLIGARNPTFSNNFENTQRWFVRLSQIERELDQMNLLKNHKRNYFQFNRPLGPIEDDHLPFLHRNVPILHLITTPFPPEWHTPRDNRDIIDMDTVNNINLILKAFISEYLHLSLNPSNQTSENPAPLLIMFFLALTFFVYKTVVKRRCFT; this is translated from the exons ATGAtccgaattttatttaaatcattcCTCGTCACGGTTTTTGTGGGGGCGGCATTGTGCAATCAACTGAGAACGGCAAGA GAACAACACAGGACTCAACCGTCAACCAACAACGATTTCCGTTATTTAGCATCCCTGACTGACTCAAATTATGTAAACAAAGTACTCGATAACATACTCATACCCCGCGTCGTGGGTACCGAGAATCACGAAAAAGTCTTCAAATACATAGTGAGAGAGCTTCATCGCCTAAAGTGGCACATCGAGGTGGACGAATTCGTCGAGCGCGCCCCGATTTTCGGCGACTTGACGTTCAAAAACATCATCGCGACTCCCAACCCCGAAGCCGAGCGATTTGTGGTGCTCGCGTGTCATTACGACTCGAAGTATTTCGCAAACGCCGTGTTCGTGGGGGCTATCGATTCGGCGGTACCGTGCGCGATGATGCTTGAAACGGCCAAGTCGCTTTCCAAAGAACTGGAACAGAACAAAGACGCGAAGGTCGCTCTCAAATTGTTCTTCTTTGACGGCGAAGAAGCCTTCGTCAATTGGGGGCCCAACGACTCGATTTACGGGGCTAAACACTTGGCCAAGCAACTTCACAATAACAAAACGCGGATCGCCGGCGACACCGTCACCCAACTGGACAGAATCGACGTTCTGATCTTGCTAGATCTGATTGGGGCGAGGAACCCGACCTTTTCAAATAACTTCGAAAACACGCAACGAtg GTTCGTGCGGCTCTCGCAAATCGAGCGTGAGCTGGACCAGATGAACTTGTTGAAAAACCACAAACGCAACTACTTCCAGTTCAATAGACCCTTGGGACCGATCGAAGACGATCATCTTCCGTTCTTGCACAGGAACGTGCCGATTCTGCACCTGATCACCACTCCCTTCCCTCCAGAGTGGCACACGCCTAGAGACAACCGTGATATTATCGATATGGACACCGTCAACAACATCAATCTTATATTGAAAGCATTTATAAGTGAATACCTGCATCT ATCTTTGAATCCATCAAATCAAACTAGCGAAAATCCAGCACCCTTACTAATCATGTTCTTTTTGGCACTAACCTTCTTCGTTTACAAAACCGTCGTAAAACGTAGATGTTTTACTTGA
- the isoQC gene encoding glutaminyl-peptide cyclotransferase isoform X2 → MIRILFKSFLVTVFVGAALCNQLRTAREQHRTQPSTNNDFRYLASLTDSNYVNKVLDNILIPRVVGTENHEKVFKYIVRELHRLKWHIEVDEFVERAPIFGDLTFKNIIATPNPEAERFVVLACHYDSKYFANAVFVGAIDSAVPCAMMLETAKSLSKELEQNKDAKVALKLFFFDGEEAFVNWGPNDSIYGAKHLAKQLHNNKTRIAGDTVTQLDRIDVLILLDLIGARNPTFSNNFENTQRWFVRLSQIERELDQMNLLKNHKRNYFQFNRPLGPIEDDHLPFLHRNVPILHLITTPFPPEWHTPRDNRDIIDMDTVNNINLILKAFISEYLHLTYISSDDATETRSLKDQGISLSLVFYQPLLCWLFF, encoded by the exons ATGAtccgaattttatttaaatcattcCTCGTCACGGTTTTTGTGGGGGCGGCATTGTGCAATCAACTGAGAACGGCAAGA GAACAACACAGGACTCAACCGTCAACCAACAACGATTTCCGTTATTTAGCATCCCTGACTGACTCAAATTATGTAAACAAAGTACTCGATAACATACTCATACCCCGCGTCGTGGGTACCGAGAATCACGAAAAAGTCTTCAAATACATAGTGAGAGAGCTTCATCGCCTAAAGTGGCACATCGAGGTGGACGAATTCGTCGAGCGCGCCCCGATTTTCGGCGACTTGACGTTCAAAAACATCATCGCGACTCCCAACCCCGAAGCCGAGCGATTTGTGGTGCTCGCGTGTCATTACGACTCGAAGTATTTCGCAAACGCCGTGTTCGTGGGGGCTATCGATTCGGCGGTACCGTGCGCGATGATGCTTGAAACGGCCAAGTCGCTTTCCAAAGAACTGGAACAGAACAAAGACGCGAAGGTCGCTCTCAAATTGTTCTTCTTTGACGGCGAAGAAGCCTTCGTCAATTGGGGGCCCAACGACTCGATTTACGGGGCTAAACACTTGGCCAAGCAACTTCACAATAACAAAACGCGGATCGCCGGCGACACCGTCACCCAACTGGACAGAATCGACGTTCTGATCTTGCTAGATCTGATTGGGGCGAGGAACCCGACCTTTTCAAATAACTTCGAAAACACGCAACGAtg GTTCGTGCGGCTCTCGCAAATCGAGCGTGAGCTGGACCAGATGAACTTGTTGAAAAACCACAAACGCAACTACTTCCAGTTCAATAGACCCTTGGGACCGATCGAAGACGATCATCTTCCGTTCTTGCACAGGAACGTGCCGATTCTGCACCTGATCACCACTCCCTTCCCTCCAGAGTGGCACACGCCTAGAGACAACCGTGATATTATCGATATGGACACCGTCAACAACATCAATCTTATATTGAAAGCATTTATAAGTGAATACCTGCATCT AACTTATATTAGTTCGGATGATGCCACGGAAACGCGCTCGTTGAAG GACCAGGGAATTTCTTTAAGTCTTGTTTTTTATCAACCGTTGTTATGCtggctatttttttaa
- the isoQC gene encoding glutaminyl-peptide cyclotransferase isoform X3 produces the protein MIRILFKSFLVTVFVGAALCNQLRTAREQHRTQPSTNNDFRYLASLTDSNYVNKVLDNILIPRVVGTENHEKVFKYIVRELHRLKWHIEVDEFVERAPIFGDLTFKNIIATPNPEAERFVVLACHYDSKYFANAVFVGAIDSAVPCAMMLETAKSLSKELEQNKDAKVALKLFFFDGEEAFVNWGPNDSIYGAKHLAKQLHNNKTRIAGDTVTQLDRIDVLILLDLIGARNPTFSNNFENTQRWFVRLSQIERELDQMNLLKNHKRNYFQFNRPLGPIEDDHLPFLHRNVPILHLITTPFPPEWHTPRDNRDIIDMDTVNNINLILKAFISEYLHLSLAESSASEDLPEKEL, from the exons ATGAtccgaattttatttaaatcattcCTCGTCACGGTTTTTGTGGGGGCGGCATTGTGCAATCAACTGAGAACGGCAAGA GAACAACACAGGACTCAACCGTCAACCAACAACGATTTCCGTTATTTAGCATCCCTGACTGACTCAAATTATGTAAACAAAGTACTCGATAACATACTCATACCCCGCGTCGTGGGTACCGAGAATCACGAAAAAGTCTTCAAATACATAGTGAGAGAGCTTCATCGCCTAAAGTGGCACATCGAGGTGGACGAATTCGTCGAGCGCGCCCCGATTTTCGGCGACTTGACGTTCAAAAACATCATCGCGACTCCCAACCCCGAAGCCGAGCGATTTGTGGTGCTCGCGTGTCATTACGACTCGAAGTATTTCGCAAACGCCGTGTTCGTGGGGGCTATCGATTCGGCGGTACCGTGCGCGATGATGCTTGAAACGGCCAAGTCGCTTTCCAAAGAACTGGAACAGAACAAAGACGCGAAGGTCGCTCTCAAATTGTTCTTCTTTGACGGCGAAGAAGCCTTCGTCAATTGGGGGCCCAACGACTCGATTTACGGGGCTAAACACTTGGCCAAGCAACTTCACAATAACAAAACGCGGATCGCCGGCGACACCGTCACCCAACTGGACAGAATCGACGTTCTGATCTTGCTAGATCTGATTGGGGCGAGGAACCCGACCTTTTCAAATAACTTCGAAAACACGCAACGAtg GTTCGTGCGGCTCTCGCAAATCGAGCGTGAGCTGGACCAGATGAACTTGTTGAAAAACCACAAACGCAACTACTTCCAGTTCAATAGACCCTTGGGACCGATCGAAGACGATCATCTTCCGTTCTTGCACAGGAACGTGCCGATTCTGCACCTGATCACCACTCCCTTCCCTCCAGAGTGGCACACGCCTAGAGACAACCGTGATATTATCGATATGGACACCGTCAACAACATCAATCTTATATTGAAAGCATTTATAAGTGAATACCTGCATCT tTCCTTGGCCGAGTCGTCTGCTTCTGAAGATTTACCAGAAAAGGAGTTGTGA
- the LOC138138536 gene encoding uncharacterized protein: protein MYLFVLGIMFGYSNGNALIPKEHFNSQLLASCLDNLIDSFEETSFIYAVDLDLELQKPVIRFDWRREKLVWFKFAKSEVIVIQFNGEELKATLETLFQNSLFNPRSYVVIITSKVTSVLFRVASEFFINRLLVVEEESKLVQRIYTYRPYQYESVNTPSIDFFRWGTCKGGGLVRSRRLLRDGLPIRWSNTTILALANIVPPYSICPICTNNKGIEIETFNAIAQHLQLRVNYTRDSFDYWGSKQNGSYSHIYGQLQRREGDMTIGVFHSKFEEHLDFDMSFTYMEDGTRWLVPKARIIPYWKRLSLIFTKEVYLSTLFSLLVVMVVCHILYDTSYTTSLVMLYQILLESSLKRMPLTFRTVIIFWTCCCLILSTMFKSKLIDIMSKDSFEHQINSLADIVASKLRIVVDDDIAKFYDYYTNSDEEYIRKNYEFCPYPRFCINRTAFDQDCVTVDFQRSNEFFLPQLLDSEGDVLLHLFKTPIFPVHIHLFFARGYPIFPQIDQLLMRMRSNGVIDHLYENAGHNARIAMSKKSTFKAEVLGLEQMQVAFFMWSVGILTSLAVFVVEFIAGVVSFRCRIEGVSYGEE from the coding sequence ATGTATTTGTTCGTTTTGGGCATCATGTTCGGCTATTCCAACGGAAATGCGCTGATTCCAAAGGAACATTTCAATTCTCAGCTTTTGGCGTCGTGTTTGGACAATTTAATCGACTCTTTTGAAGAAACCAGTTTCATCTATGCCGTAGATCTAGATTTGGAATTACAAAAGCCTGTAATTAGATTCGACTGGAGAAGAGAAAAACTGGTTTGGTTCAAGTTTGCGAAGAGTGAAGTCATTGTAATACAGTTCAATGGTGAAGAATTAAAAGCTACGCTAGAAACACTTTTCCAAAATTCCCTCTTCAATCCTAGGAGTTATGTCGTCATAATTACGAGCAAGGTCACTTCGGTTTTGTTTCGTGTAGCGTCAGAGTTTTTCATAAATCGGTTGTTGGTGGTAGAGGAGGAGTCAAAACTTGTTCAAAGAATCTACACTTACAGACCGTACCAATACGAGAGTGTCAACACACCCTcgattgatttttttcgatGGGGTACGTGCAAGGGTGGAGGTTTAGTCAGAAGTAGAAGGCTCTTGAGAGATGGTTTGCCGATAAGGTGGAGCAACACTACGATTCTAGCTTTGGCTAATATTGTACCTCCGTATTCGATCTGTCCTATTTGTACCAACAACAAAGGAATCGAAATAGAAACGTTTAACGCAATCGCGCAACATCTTCAGCTCAGGGTGAACTACACAAGAGACAGTTTCGACTATTGGGGTAGCAAACAGAACGGTTCGTACTCCCACATTTACGGCCAGCTGCAGAGACGCGAGGGTGACATGACCATCGGAGTCTTCCATTCGAAATTCGAGGAGCACCTCGACTTCGACATGTCTTTTACGTACATGGAAGACGGCACGAGGTGGTTGGTCCCCAAAGCGCGAATCATTCCGTATTGGAAGCGACTGAGCTTGATCTTCACCAAAGAAGTGTACTTGTCCACTTTGTTTTCCCTTCTGGTGGTGATGGTGGTTTGCCACATTTTGTACGACACTTCGTACACCACTTCTTTGGTGATGCTCTACCAGATCCTGCTCGAGTCCAGTTTGAAGCGCATGCCGCTCACTTTTCGCACCGTCATAATCTTCTGGACTTGTTGCTGTTTGATCTTGTCGACCATGTTCAAGAGCAAGCTGATCGACATCATGTCCAAGGACAGTTTCGAGCACCAGATCAACAGTTTGGCCGACATCGTCGCCTCAAAACTCCGCATCGTGGTCGACGACGACATCGCTAAATTCTACGACTACTACACCAACTCCGACGAAGAGTACATCCGGAAGAATTACGAATTCTGTCCGTATCCGCGCTTCTGCATCAACCGGACGGCCTTCGACCAGGATTGCGTCACCGTGGACTTTCAAAGGAGCAACGAATTCTTTTTGCCGCAGCTTCTCGACTCGGAGGGAGACGTTCTTTTGCATCTCTTCAAAACTCCCATTTTTCCGGTgcatattcatttgttttttgccAGAGGGTATCCGATTTTTCCACAAATCGACCAGTTGTTGATGAGGATGAGGTCCAATGGTGTCATAGACCATTTGTACGAGAACGCTGGCCACAATGCGCGGATTGCTATGAGCAAGAAGTCTACCTTCAAGGCGGAGGTCTTGGGATTGGAGCAGATGCAAGTGGCGTTTTTTATGTGGAGTGTAGGGATACTTACGTCTTTGGCGGTGTTCGTGGTTGAGTTTATTGCAGGAGTTGTCAGTTTTCGATGCAGAATAGAAGGAGTTTCATATGGGGAGGAGTAA
- the LOC138137954 gene encoding uncharacterized protein, translating into MDVLMASLYAFHLIAVGNTCVETPATNDDLIKTCVDNILLRHFEPNYLIVALNISFTSDYPMVRLVLHDEVDLILFPRVNIYIISASENLEEILRYLSDFHNFNPRAKFILIWNQAVNDDIFRFASTFYISHVVVVEHFSQNLFTYFPYDSRNVQDPNTTSVPLGACLQNYQNANLFGKKMPDTWDNSVVRVSYKPFAPYVVDPDGTLKGMEIFTIETIKKYFKFETEYYLNNGRYYDDTEPETYFECYGTTMSHETDISVGAFYLIKLEHLDFDVSHAYLQDSFFWVVPKARILEQWQRIIYVFRYKIWISFCCSLVLFSVVYITWLRFRKVPCSSIIPLYLFGILVEYPASVPQKYIIRGLFGTWIFYCLIISTAFKSQMMNILSGVAYAKELTTLQEIVDSDLIISLPQEYANLYDCDGFPLDKYVYEHNVRCDDYLECPRRTATKRDTASIAMGRYIDYLMPQFLDDYGRQMVTVLQEQVYPMSIHMIVSKGFPIFEQMNDLLMLLEANGIVEYNYDYMADISKARVMTKMRLAQEDIVNDLEAMALPFVLLGYGYTTSAILLCLELLWSKLKKNKTFRSHKHNLALLATSHKKKH; encoded by the coding sequence ATGGACGTGTTGATGGCATCGTTATATGCATTCCATTTAATAGCAGTTGGCAACACTTGCGTCGAGACACCGGCGACGAACGATGATTTGATTAAAACTTGTGTGGACAATATTTTACTGAGACACTTTGAACCAAATTATTTGATTGTGGCGTTGAACATAAGCTTTACTTCCGACTATCCAATGGTACGTTTAGTTTTGCACGACGAAGTAGACCTGATACTGTTTCCGCGCGTTAACATATACATAATCAGCGCAAGTGAGAACTTGGAAGAAATTCTTCGGTACTTGAGTGACTTTCACAACTTCAACCCAAGAGCTAAGTTCATTTTGATTTGGAACCAAGCCGTCAACGACGACATTTTTCGATTCGCTTCGACCTTCTACATAAGTCATGTAGTGGTGGTGGAGCACTTTTCCCAAAATCTCTTCACCTACTTTCCTTACGATTCGAGAAATGTGCAAGACCCCAACACGACTTCCGTTCCACTCGGAGCGTGCTTGCAGAACTACCAAAACGCAAATTTGTTTGGGAAAAAGATGCCCGACACTTGGGACAACTCCGTCGTGCGAGTCTCTTACAAGCCCTTCGCCCCATACGTTGTAGACCCTGACGGTACTCTCAAAGGCATGGAGATCTTCACGATTGAAACAATCAAGAAGTACTTCAAGTTCGAAACTGAGTATTACCTAAACAACGGCAGGTACTACGACGACACGGAACCAGAAACGTACTTTGAATGTTACGGTACCACAATGTCCCACGAAACTGACATCAGTGTTGGAGCGTTCTACTTGATTAAGCTCgaacatttggattttgacgtcAGCCATGCCTACCTCCAAGACAgttttttttgggtggtacCCAAAGCTCGAATCTTGGAGCAGTGGCAGCGCATCATCTACGTATTCCGCTACAAGATCTGGATAAGCTTCTGCTGTTCGCTCGTCTTGTTCAGCGTTGTCTACATCACGTGGTTGCGTTTCCGGAAAGTACCTTGCTCGTCAATCATCCCCCTCTATTTGTTTGGGATTCTGGTAGAGTACCCCGCTAGTGTACCCCAGAAGTACATAATCCGGGGCCTGTTCGGCACTTGGATTTTCTACTGTCTGATCATCTCCACGGCCTTCAAGAGCCAAATGATGAACATCTTGAGCGGTGTAGCTTACGCAAAAGAACTCACCACGCTCCAGGAGATCGTCGATTCGGACCTGATCATCAGCTTGCCTCAGGAGTACGCTAATCTCTACGACTGCGACGGGTTTCCTCTGGATAAGTACGTCTACGAGCATAACGTCAGATGTGACGACTACTTGGAGTGTCCTCGACGGACCGCCACCAAACGCGACACCGCCAGCATCGCCATGGGACGCTACATCGACTACTTGATGCCCCAGTTCTTGGACGACTACGGCCGCCAGATGGTCACCGTTTTGCAAGAGCAAGTGTACCCGATGTCCATCCACATGATCGTCTCCAAAGGGTTCCCCATATTCGAACAAATGAACGACTTGTTGATGCTTCTCGAAGCCAACGGTATCGTCGAGTACAACTATGACTACATGGCAGACATCTCCAAAGCTCGCGTCATGACGAAGATGCGACTCGCCCAGGAAGACATCGTCAACGATCTAGAAGCCATGGCCTTGCCCTTCGTTTTGTTGGGCTACGGTTACACGACCAGCGCGATACTGCTTTGTTTGGAGTTGCTCTGGAGCAAGttgaagaaaaacaagacTTTCAGAAGCCACAAACACAATTTAGCTTTGTTGGCGACAAGTCATAAGAAAAAACACTAG
- the nero gene encoding deoxyhypusine hydroxylase codes for MVNITENQIRNIGKVLKNESRPLKERFRALFTLRNIGGPVSIECIKECFGDSSALLKHELAYCLGQMQDTYAISTLVKVLEDTQQEPMVRHEAAEALGAIASPDTISILEKFKSDPVIEVAETCQLALDRVKWLNSSQNEKLSVKSPYNSVDPAPPATSTNVAELKSTLLDENASLFERYRAMFSLRNLKSKEAVVALGAALKCGSALFRHEIAFVLGQMQDQEGVPFLKESLEDCGENEMVRHECAEALGAIATDDCITILNKYLEDSKRVVKESCEIALDMCEYENSPEFQYANTLQAS; via the exons ATGGTTAATATTACCGAAAATCAAATTCGTAACATCGGCAAAGTACTCAAAAATGAATCCCGACCGTTAAAGGAACGCTTCCGTGCGTTATTTACGTTACGGAATATAGGGGGCCCCGTTTCAATCGAATGCATCAAAGAATGTTTTGGTGACAGTTCAGCGCTACTCAAACACGAACTTGCATATTGTTTGGGACAGATGCAAGACACCTACGCCATTTCGACTTTAGTGAAAGTGCTAGAAGACACCCAACAAGAACCTATGGTGAGGCATGAGGCAG CGGAAGCTTTGGGCGCCATTGCTTCCCCAGACACAATCagtattttggaaaaattcaaatctgaTCCTGTCATTGAAGTGGCAGAAACTTGCCAACTAGCTTTGGACAGAGTCAAGTGGTTGAATAGCTCACAAAATGAGAAATTGAGTGTGAAAAGTCCATACAATTCAGTAGACCCAGCGCCACCAGCAACTAGCACTAATGTAGCTGAACTTAAGTCAACACTTTTGGACGAGAACGCGTCGCTATTTGAACGCTACAGGGCGATGTTTTCATTGCGCAATCTCAAAAGTAAAGAGGCCGTTGTGGCATTGGGGGCTGCTTTGAAATGCGGTAGTGCGTTGTTTCGGCACGAAATCGCCTTTGTTCTGGGACAAATGCAAGATCAAGAGGGAGTACCGTTTTTGAAGGAAAGTCTGGAAGATTGTGGTGAGAACGAGATGGTGAGGCACGAGTGCGCAGAAGCGCTCGGAGCCATAGCCACTGACGACTGCATCaccattttaaataagtatctTGAAGATAGCAAAAGAGTTGTCAAGGAGAGTTGCGAGATTGCTCTGGACATGTGTGAGTATGAGAATAGTCCAGAATTCCAGTATGCAAATACTTTGCAAGCTTCGTAA
- the mRpS23 gene encoding small ribosomal subunit protein mS23, producing MAQSRLERIGTIYTRAQGLIRSGAVNWEDRPLWYDVYEAFPPKENPSYDRPAPIIPLKPIFYKEDKIRALFHKNNKKIGTTNLFDSKHKTLTQKFIDNYQKVEAQYAETGTEKQIYEEAIDLLKKDFEVKKGDEEVSLSNAFKEAQEKTNVKINISDLFK from the exons ATGGCACAAAGTCGTTTAGAAAGAATAGGAACTATCTATACGAG GGCTCAGGGATTGATAAGATCGGGGGCCGTAAATTGGGAGGATCGCCCCCTTTGGTATGACGTATATGAGGCCTTTCCTCCAAAGGAAAACCCAAGTTACGACCGGCCGGCTCCTATAATACCGTTGAAACCGATATTTTATAAAGAAGATAAAATCAGAGC GTTATtccataaaaataacaaaaaaatagggACCACCAATTTATTTGATAGCAAGCACAAAACATTAACTCAAAAATTTATAGATAATTATCAAAAAGTTGAAGCCCAGTATGCAGAAACAGGGACAGAAAAGCAAATTTATGAAGAAGCAATAGATTTGTTAAAGAAAGACTTTGAAGTGAAAAAGGGTGATGAAGAAGTGAGTTTAAGTAACGCGTTTAAGGAAGCGCAAGAGAAAACcaatgtaaaaattaatataagtgatttatttaaataa